One stretch of Riemerella columbina DNA includes these proteins:
- a CDS encoding TonB-dependent receptor family protein, with protein sequence MNKKTVIIAVLLGSIGSNAMAQQTKDTIKNKNLEEVVITATGVKEKIKNYAGSVNTVTAKTFKELGIQTLGDAMRLVPGANFVDEDGRGLKPSIGLRGLDPGRSSALLTLVDGKMPLGESYSSLSEYTMVPAASVERIEIIRGASPVLYGGGAIGGVMNIITKNGAYEPYKRIYAAYGNYNALNLGAEAGGGSKTFNYYIGYNRRQGDGSREKNSKFHTDDVTLSLAARPDEQNELKFYFSAFWENSETPGGLNAQEYTQNPRQSLAVHDHDEFLAKRMMANLTYTRHLNTTNSLSAVLYGGYFQRDWWIGSAYPTENKNAGMLRNIPSFGVYIDYKNTDQVWGLKNNFLAGLRYHTDIYRNKSVDGATNEARSGVLQSGNESNTNVYEAYLYNQLYLRTDLILSPGVRYTYVDYATNDLKSGLQTKANSDSFIYSLGLVYQGVKNSEFYTTVSKGYQPPQSSSATNPKVVASGKFLKPETSNNFEVGVRTRPTEWLSLNLTGYLIYFNDKIVTIDGLRQNAGKSFHRGIEAEIKVKPTPQFSFYVNTAIQKATFSNGDFKGNTLPYAPNFTITPGAKFQTPLGKGELIINLYDAYTSKQYTDNANTWEGSPNGNIGKIPGYNILSGSINYNINHLNFNFNMLNILDREYYTKRYPYWGGIMPSSDRTFSFGVGYQF encoded by the coding sequence ATGAATAAAAAAACTGTTATTATTGCTGTGCTTTTAGGGAGCATCGGGAGTAATGCCATGGCTCAACAAACCAAGGATACCATTAAAAATAAAAACTTGGAGGAAGTGGTGATTACCGCAACGGGCGTCAAAGAAAAAATTAAAAACTATGCTGGTTCTGTGAATACCGTCACAGCGAAAACCTTCAAAGAATTGGGCATACAAACCCTCGGCGATGCGATGAGATTGGTGCCTGGTGCTAATTTTGTAGATGAAGATGGCAGAGGGCTAAAACCGAGTATTGGCTTGAGAGGCTTAGACCCTGGGCGTTCATCAGCGCTACTGACTTTGGTAGATGGCAAAATGCCCTTGGGCGAGAGTTACAGCTCGCTGAGTGAATATACTATGGTGCCTGCCGCATCCGTAGAGCGGATAGAGATTATCCGTGGTGCCTCGCCAGTGCTTTATGGCGGCGGTGCTATTGGCGGCGTGATGAACATCATCACCAAAAATGGAGCCTACGAACCTTATAAAAGAATCTACGCCGCTTATGGCAATTATAACGCGCTCAACTTAGGTGCAGAAGCTGGTGGCGGTTCTAAAACTTTCAACTATTACATCGGTTACAACCGCCGACAAGGCGATGGTTCAAGAGAGAAAAACTCTAAATTCCATACCGATGATGTGACCCTCTCTTTGGCGGCAAGACCTGATGAACAGAACGAATTGAAGTTTTATTTTAGTGCTTTTTGGGAAAACTCTGAAACTCCAGGTGGGCTTAATGCACAAGAATACACCCAAAACCCAAGGCAATCTTTAGCCGTGCACGATCATGATGAGTTCCTTGCCAAGAGAATGATGGCTAACCTGACCTATACCAGACACCTCAACACGACCAATAGCCTTTCTGCCGTGCTGTATGGTGGCTATTTCCAAAGAGATTGGTGGATAGGCTCGGCTTATCCTACCGAAAATAAAAATGCAGGAATGCTCCGCAACATCCCTTCTTTCGGAGTTTATATTGATTATAAAAATACAGACCAAGTCTGGGGACTTAAAAACAATTTCCTGGCTGGACTAAGATACCACACCGATATTTACCGCAACAAAAGCGTAGATGGCGCCACTAATGAAGCCCGCTCTGGCGTGCTACAATCTGGCAACGAAAGCAATACCAATGTTTATGAAGCCTATCTTTATAATCAGCTCTACCTTCGTACAGATTTAATTCTGAGCCCTGGGGTGCGCTATACTTATGTGGATTATGCCACCAATGACCTCAAATCTGGATTGCAAACCAAAGCCAATAGTGATAGTTTCATCTACTCGTTAGGGTTGGTTTATCAAGGGGTTAAAAATTCCGAATTTTATACTACAGTGTCTAAAGGTTATCAGCCGCCGCAATCTTCCAGCGCCACCAATCCTAAAGTGGTAGCTTCGGGGAAATTCTTAAAGCCTGAAACTTCTAATAATTTTGAAGTGGGGGTAAGAACGCGCCCAACGGAATGGCTCAGCCTGAACTTAACGGGATATTTAATTTATTTCAATGATAAAATTGTAACGATAGATGGGCTAAGACAAAATGCTGGAAAGAGCTTCCACAGAGGTATAGAAGCCGAAATTAAAGTAAAACCAACGCCGCAATTTTCGTTCTATGTGAATACCGCCATCCAAAAAGCGACTTTCTCTAACGGAGATTTTAAAGGCAATACCTTGCCATATGCACCTAATTTTACCATTACTCCTGGTGCGAAGTTCCAAACGCCACTCGGCAAGGGGGAACTGATCATCAACCTCTATGATGCCTATACTTCTAAGCAATATACGGATAATGCGAACACTTGGGAAGGCAGTCCCAATGGTAATATTGGGAAAATCCCGGGGTACAATATCTTAAGTGGTAGCATCAATTATAATATCAACCATCTCAATTTCAACTTTAATATGCTCAATATTTTGGATAGAGAATATTACACCAAGCGCTATCCGTATTGGGGTGGCATTATGCCAAGCTCTGACCGCACCTTCTCCTTTGGTGTAGGTTATCAGTTTTAG
- a CDS encoding trigger factor has protein sequence MKVTSKNHDEVSALLTVTLDKKDYKDKVEKQLINYAKNATIPGFRKGKAPLGMIRRQYEAGLTYEEINKQVSEGLNNYITENKLRLVGQPVPVPVEELDTNQEQIELPFEIGFEPEFSIDLAQYEAPHFQIEASDKEISTSIENMQKRFAEREPQEKATKDSYIALEVKQVVEEDAEGEHHHAPKNVVINAENKAAFDLVKKLKKDESIKISKEDLVKDEELAKVLGFSKEEAEHLHHNEVEVTVKDIYKLKLAELNQELFDNVYGKDTVKSEDELKAKVKSELDEYFQQNADVHFVNKILEQITEKQEVQLPEAFLVKWLMFTNANIANEAQAKEILEAEKNQLKYQIIEGKLMNENEITIDYADVLSQAEQLVRNQLAIYGIHHLSDEEIQKYAVEMLKNQEQVRQISSEVAMAKLKDVILEKAKKKETKISHEDFLKELQK, from the coding sequence ATGAAGGTTACGAGTAAAAATCACGATGAAGTAAGCGCATTGCTTACGGTAACTTTGGATAAAAAAGATTATAAAGACAAAGTTGAAAAGCAATTGATTAACTATGCTAAAAATGCCACGATTCCTGGCTTTAGAAAAGGAAAGGCTCCACTTGGGATGATCCGCAGACAGTACGAAGCTGGATTAACCTATGAGGAAATCAACAAGCAAGTTTCTGAAGGGCTTAATAACTACATTACAGAAAATAAACTCAGATTGGTAGGGCAGCCTGTGCCTGTGCCAGTAGAGGAGTTAGATACCAACCAAGAACAAATAGAGCTTCCGTTTGAAATCGGTTTTGAACCAGAATTCAGCATTGATTTAGCACAATACGAAGCGCCACATTTCCAAATAGAGGCTTCTGATAAGGAAATCAGCACCAGCATAGAGAATATGCAGAAGAGATTTGCTGAAAGAGAACCGCAGGAAAAAGCCACTAAAGATTCTTACATCGCTTTAGAAGTGAAGCAAGTAGTAGAAGAAGATGCCGAAGGCGAGCACCACCACGCACCGAAAAATGTGGTGATCAACGCAGAGAATAAAGCCGCTTTTGATTTGGTTAAAAAACTTAAAAAAGACGAATCTATCAAAATCTCTAAAGAAGATTTAGTAAAAGATGAGGAGTTGGCAAAAGTTTTAGGCTTCTCTAAAGAAGAGGCGGAGCACCTACACCACAACGAGGTAGAGGTTACAGTGAAAGACATCTACAAACTTAAATTGGCAGAGCTTAACCAAGAGCTTTTTGACAATGTTTATGGTAAAGACACTGTAAAATCTGAAGATGAGCTTAAAGCTAAAGTAAAATCAGAATTAGATGAATACTTCCAGCAAAATGCGGATGTTCACTTCGTGAATAAAATTTTAGAGCAAATTACCGAAAAGCAAGAAGTGCAGTTGCCAGAGGCGTTTTTAGTAAAATGGTTAATGTTTACCAATGCTAATATCGCTAACGAAGCTCAGGCTAAAGAAATCTTAGAAGCGGAGAAAAATCAACTGAAATACCAAATTATTGAAGGTAAGTTGATGAACGAAAACGAAATTACCATTGACTATGCTGATGTGCTCAGCCAAGCGGAGCAATTGGTGAGAAATCAGTTGGCAATTTATGGTATCCACCACCTTTCTGATGAGGAAATCCAGAAATATGCGGTAGAAATGCTCAAAAACCAAGAGCAAGTAAGACAAATTTCTTCTGAAGTAGCTATGGCAAAACTAAAAGATGTTATTTTAGAGAAAGCCAAAAAGAAAGAAACTAAAATCTCTCACGAAGATTTTTTAAAGGAATTACAGAAATAA
- a CDS encoding septal ring lytic transglycosylase RlpA family protein, which produces MMKRAILVIIMMISFGGLYSFKNSESNLAGTTYASYYHDKFNGRKTASGEIFDNTELTAANKRLPFGTLVEITNLRTGKSVVVKVNDRGPYAKGRSFDLSKAAFNAIGNHKRGTMPITYRVIGQED; this is translated from the coding sequence ATGATGAAAAGAGCCATTCTCGTAATCATAATGATGATTTCTTTCGGAGGATTATATTCGTTTAAAAACAGCGAGTCTAATTTAGCGGGCACCACTTATGCTTCCTACTATCACGACAAGTTCAATGGTAGAAAAACCGCCAGCGGAGAGATTTTTGATAATACAGAGCTAACCGCTGCCAACAAAAGATTACCATTCGGTACCTTGGTAGAAATTACCAACCTGAGGACAGGGAAAAGTGTCGTGGTAAAAGTGAACGATAGAGGACCTTATGCCAAAGGACGCTCGTTTGACCTGAGCAAAGCAGCCTTTAACGCCATAGGAAACCACAAAAGAGGCACTATGCCGATTACTTATCGCGTGATAGGGCAAGAAGATTAA